In Deltaproteobacteria bacterium, the DNA window GCCGGTTTCCGTGCCGCATGACAGGTTGAAAAAACCCCCGCGAAGGTTTCCGTCGTCAACGGGCGAGCGCTCTCCGTTCAGCCAGGGGAGAAACATCACCCCCCCGCTTCCGGGCGGGGACAAGGCGGCCAGGGCGTTGATCTTCTCGAAGGACGGGATGTCAACGCCTCCGGCGGCCAGTATTTTTTGCAGAAAGACCAGGCAGCCGCCCGCCGTGTCCTGCTCGTTGGCGGCGTAGTATTTGCCCGGAACCGAGGTGGGAAGGGATGCGATGGAGTGAAGAATGTCGGTCTTCTTGAACGGAACCACGCACTGGACCCAGCTTGAGGTTCCTATGTAGATGTGCCCGGAAAAGTCCTCCACGCAGCCCGCACCCACCCCGGCGCACTGGTGGTCGGGGGATGATGCCGCCACCACGGTCTTTTCCGATAGCCCAAGCTCCCGCGCAACTTCCGGGAGAAGCGGCCCCAGGATGTGGGTTGAAGGCACGAGGGGCGGAAGTTTTTCCACGTCGATGCCGAAGACCCGGCAAAGTTTTTCGTCGTAACGAAGGTTATTGATGTCCCGGCTGTCCACCACCCAGAAAAGGGTCATGGAATCGGCGCTGGCCGCGCATTTCCCGGTCAGCCGAAAATTGAGGTAGTCCTTGCTGGAGAGAAACCAGGCGGTTTTTTCATAGATTTCGGGGAGGGCGTGTTTTACGAAAAGAACGTGGCCGATGTCGTCTTTCCCGGTAAGGGTGGGCGCTCCGCCAGTTTTTCGCACGAAGGAAAGGGCTTTATAGACCCCGTAGTCCATGATTTTCGGCCAGCCGTCCATGGCCCGGCGCACGTAAGGCTCGCCGCGCCCGTCCATCCACAAAAGGGCTGGCATCACCGCCTCCCCCTTTTCGTCCACCGCCACCGTTGTGGAAAACATGCTGGAAACGCTTAGGGCCTCTATGTCTTCGGGCGACACCCCTGTGCTGTCGAGGATGGTACGACAGACTTTTTTAAGGGACTCCCACCACTGGGCCGTATCCTGCTCGGCCCCGCCGTTTGCAAGAAGCCGGGTGGCGGATTTTTCCGACGTGAAGCCGACGATTCGTCCGGTCACGGTGACCAGGGCCGCCTTCATGGCCGATGTGCCGTGGTCAAGCGCCAGAATGTAGCGATCCGACATGTCAAAAACCCTGGTCTTGGAGGTTTCCATTTCCTGAGGCCGTTATCCGGCGGCGACCTTATTAAATTAACTTAGTTCAGGTTATGAGCCTTTGTCAATCGCTTTTTCAGGCGGGTGTTTTCGGACACGGGGGCTACTTTATGCCGTAAAGGGCCAGGTAACGATAGAGGGTGGCCCTGCCGACGCCCAGGATTTCTGCGGTTTTCTTGCGGTTTCCGAAGGCCTTGGCCGAGGCCAGAAGGATGTCCTCACGGGAGAGAAGGTGCGACGGGCCTGACCTCGCATCACCCGTCTGCTGGTGGCCGATTATTTCCGGGGGCAGGTGCCGCACCTCCATGACGCCCGCCCGACATTTCACGTAGGCGTACTCCACCGCGTTGGCGAGTTCCCTCACGTTTCCGGGCCAGGGGTAGCGGGTAAGAATGTCCAGGGCCTCGTTGCCGGGGATGAGAGGGGGCCGCCTAAGCTCCATCGCCACCATTTCGAGAAAATGCTCCACCAGAACCGGGATGTCCAGCCTCCGCTCCCTTAAAGGAGGAACGAAAATGGGCACCACGCACAGGCGGTAGTAGAGGTCCCGGCGGAAGAGCCTTTTTTCCATCAGCTTTTTAAGGTCCTGGTTGGTGGCCGAAACCACCCGAACGTCCACCTTTACGGTCTTCTCCCCCCCCACCCTCTCGAAGGTCTGCTCCTGAAGCACCCTTAACAGCTTCACCTGCATGGCTGGCGATATTTCGCCTATTTCGTCCAGAAAGATGGTTCCGCCGTCGGCAAGCTCGAACCTGCCCTTCTTGTTGGAAACCGCCCCGGTGAAGGCCCCGCGCACGTGGCCGAAAAGCTCGCTTTCCAGTATGCCTTCTGGGAGCGCCCCGCAGTTCACGGCCACAAAGGGCTTTTTTCCGCGCCCGGAAAGCTCGTGGACCGCAGCCGCCACCAGTTCCTTTCCGGTCCCGCTTTCACCCTGGATCAGGACCGGCACCGGGGCCTGGGAAACCTCGCGAACCTGGTCGAAAAGGTTCAGGGTCAAGGGGTCTTTTCCCACCATGCCGCAAAGGCTGTGATGATGCCTGACCCTGGTCTTCAGAAGCGAAAGCTCTGTCTCGTCCTTGAAGGAGATGAGCGCCCCCACGTTCCGGCCAGCGTCGCCGGAAAGGGACATTATGGACATGGAAAGGACCCGTTTGGTTCCGTCGGGCCTCGTGAAATCGATTTCCTTCTTTTTCGGCCCGTCGCCCCTTTTGCGGGTGCTGTCGCAGAACTCGCACTCGCCCCCGCAGAAACGAC includes these proteins:
- a CDS encoding FGGY-family carbohydrate kinase, translated to MSDRYILALDHGTSAMKAALVTVTGRIVGFTSEKSATRLLANGGAEQDTAQWWESLKKVCRTILDSTGVSPEDIEALSVSSMFSTTVAVDEKGEAVMPALLWMDGRGEPYVRRAMDGWPKIMDYGVYKALSFVRKTGGAPTLTGKDDIGHVLFVKHALPEIYEKTAWFLSSKDYLNFRLTGKCAASADSMTLFWVVDSRDINNLRYDEKLCRVFGIDVEKLPPLVPSTHILGPLLPEVARELGLSEKTVVAASSPDHQCAGVGAGCVEDFSGHIYIGTSSWVQCVVPFKKTDILHSIASLPTSVPGKYYAANEQDTAGGCLVFLQKILAAGGVDIPSFEKINALAALSPPGSGGVMFLPWLNGERSPVDDGNLRGGFFNLSCGTETGDLARAVMEGVALNLRWSLKYVERFIGRKMDPLRFVGGGALSDLWCQIIADVLDRTILRMEEPIQANARGAALIASVGLGRIKFSDIPALVPVNREFSPQPMNRGLYDGLFSAFLTFHRKNRGLFHRLNG
- a CDS encoding sigma 54-interacting transcriptional regulator — translated: MLRRKVETLFSSDILSALFVTRKNFELILDNLLDGVLAHTQNRRIFFFNKAAEKITGYRRENILGQDCHEVFPGRFCGGECEFCDSTRKRGDGPKKKEIDFTRPDGTKRVLSMSIMSLSGDAGRNVGALISFKDETELSLLKTRVRHHHSLCGMVGKDPLTLNLFDQVREVSQAPVPVLIQGESGTGKELVAAAVHELSGRGKKPFVAVNCGALPEGILESELFGHVRGAFTGAVSNKKGRFELADGGTIFLDEIGEISPAMQVKLLRVLQEQTFERVGGEKTVKVDVRVVSATNQDLKKLMEKRLFRRDLYYRLCVVPIFVPPLRERRLDIPVLVEHFLEMVAMELRRPPLIPGNEALDILTRYPWPGNVRELANAVEYAYVKCRAGVMEVRHLPPEIIGHQQTGDARSGPSHLLSREDILLASAKAFGNRKKTAEILGVGRATLYRYLALYGIK